One segment of Niveibacterium microcysteis DNA contains the following:
- a CDS encoding ferredoxin, which produces MALEIIAGCVNCWACVTLCPHQAIIEAQPHFLIDPLRCTECVDAHATPQCAAICPVEGVIVNELGDPLNPPGSLSPPARFG; this is translated from the coding sequence CACTTGAGATCATCGCCGGCTGCGTCAACTGCTGGGCCTGCGTCACACTCTGCCCGCATCAGGCGATCATCGAAGCGCAACCACACTTCCTGATTGACCCGCTGCGTTGCACTGAGTGCGTTGATGCGCACGCCACACCGCAATGTGCGGCGATCTGCCCCGTCGAAGGCGTCATCGTGAATGAGCTCGGCGATCCGCTGAACCCGCCCGGATCGCTCTCCCCCCCCGCGCGCTTCGGTTAG
- the draG gene encoding ADP-ribosyl-[dinitrogen reductase] hydrolase: protein MSGDGIPSPFDMPPMQCLWPAGAAAQRIRQHARGAMLGLALGDALGATVEFMTPREIRALYGCHAQIRGGGWLRLPPGQVTDDTTMAFAVADTLLASPDPGPADFARAFDAWMRSKPVDIGNTVRRGVMRFRRTGEACVPPSDDAGNGATMRCAPIAIALLGAPPETIRRIALSQARVTHHNPLTDAATLFVVGMIQAGILGHGIRGVIALAHALVKAYPSFHFRAKPQSNPTGYIVDTMRVVLQSIDITDSFESALIDVVNRGGDADTTGAITGAILGAMYGESALPLHWLSALRPDVATHCRRYADGLCERGLWPFAL from the coding sequence ATGTCTGGCGACGGAATTCCCTCACCGTTCGACATGCCACCGATGCAATGCCTATGGCCAGCCGGCGCGGCAGCGCAACGTATTCGACAGCACGCGCGCGGGGCGATGCTCGGCCTCGCACTTGGCGATGCGCTGGGTGCAACGGTGGAATTCATGACCCCGCGCGAGATTCGCGCCCTGTACGGCTGCCACGCGCAGATCCGCGGTGGTGGCTGGCTGAGGCTACCGCCCGGTCAGGTGACGGACGACACCACGATGGCATTCGCCGTCGCCGACACGCTTCTCGCCTCGCCCGATCCCGGGCCTGCCGACTTCGCGCGCGCCTTTGATGCGTGGATGCGCAGCAAGCCGGTCGACATCGGCAACACGGTGCGTCGCGGTGTGATGCGGTTTCGAAGAACCGGCGAAGCCTGTGTTCCCCCGTCCGACGATGCGGGCAACGGCGCAACGATGCGCTGCGCACCGATAGCGATCGCTCTGCTTGGCGCGCCACCCGAAACGATCCGCCGAATCGCGCTTTCGCAAGCGCGTGTCACGCACCACAACCCGCTGACCGATGCCGCGACGCTGTTCGTAGTCGGCATGATCCAGGCCGGGATACTCGGGCACGGCATACGCGGCGTCATCGCGCTGGCCCACGCCCTGGTAAAGGCGTACCCGAGCTTCCACTTCCGAGCAAAACCGCAAAGCAACCCCACCGGCTACATCGTCGACACCATGCGCGTCGTTCTCCAGTCGATCGACATCACCGACAGCTTCGAATCGGCACTGATCGACGTGGTCAACCGCGGCGGCGACGCCGACACAACCGGCGCAATCACCGGCGCGATACTCGGCGCCATGTACGGCGAATCCGCCCTGCCACTCCACTGGCTGTCGGCACTGCGCCCCGATGTTGCGACGCACTGCAGGCGCTACGCAGACGGACTCTGCGAACGTGGGCTCTGGCCCTTCGCCTTGTGA
- a CDS encoding lipocalin-like domain-containing protein codes for MRPTRRRLLGMLAAAPFAPAVAAPEYPSVQRQVLRFPADHGAHPEHRIEWWYLTGWLETAGLAPFGFQLTFFQIRPGIAEGNPSRFAAHHIVVAHAAVAWPGAGHLLHAARTARSMAGLVGASVGDCDVRLDRWRLWRQADSFKADVDAGDFALQLAFGPSGAPLLHGDGGFSQKAPGAQHASQYVSLPQLPVRGQVRAAGRALEVEGRAWFDHEWSSSLMHPEAAGWDWTGINLHDGSALMLFRMRRRDGSALWHGGTLRRADGAIQHYGPTDIAWQTLRDWRSPRSDVRWPVSQRVRFAGRALTLTPLMDDQELDTRSTTGAIYWEGAVRAHEGGQEVGRGYLELTGYDKALRL; via the coding sequence ATGCGGCCAACGCGTCGTCGCCTGCTGGGCATGCTCGCCGCGGCACCGTTTGCGCCCGCCGTCGCGGCGCCCGAATACCCGAGCGTGCAGCGGCAAGTGCTGCGCTTTCCGGCAGACCATGGCGCCCACCCCGAGCACCGCATCGAATGGTGGTATCTCACCGGCTGGCTGGAGACTGCGGGCCTTGCGCCATTCGGGTTCCAGCTCACCTTTTTCCAGATCCGGCCCGGCATTGCGGAGGGCAATCCGAGCCGTTTCGCCGCTCACCACATTGTCGTTGCCCATGCGGCCGTGGCATGGCCCGGCGCAGGGCATTTGCTGCATGCGGCCCGAACAGCGCGCAGCATGGCGGGGCTGGTCGGCGCAAGTGTTGGCGATTGCGATGTGCGCCTTGATCGTTGGCGCCTATGGCGGCAGGCGGACTCGTTCAAGGCGGATGTCGACGCTGGCGACTTCGCCTTGCAACTTGCTTTTGGGCCAAGTGGTGCGCCATTGCTCCACGGTGATGGCGGCTTCAGCCAGAAGGCGCCCGGCGCGCAACACGCCAGCCAGTATGTGAGCCTGCCGCAGTTGCCGGTGCGCGGGCAGGTACGTGCGGCAGGGCGGGCATTGGAGGTTGAAGGGCGGGCCTGGTTCGATCACGAATGGTCCAGCAGCCTGATGCATCCCGAGGCAGCGGGTTGGGACTGGACCGGCATCAATCTTCACGACGGATCGGCGTTGATGCTGTTCCGCATGCGCCGGCGCGACGGCAGTGCCTTATGGCACGGCGGTACCCTACGGCGAGCGGATGGGGCTATCCAACACTACGGTCCCACGGACATCGCATGGCAAACGCTTCGCGACTGGCGCAGTCCGCGCTCTGACGTCCGCTGGCCTGTGTCGCAGCGCGTCCGATTTGCTGGCCGCGCACTGACGCTGACGCCCTTGATGGACGACCAGGAACTCGACACCCGAAGCACTACAGGTGCGATCTACTGGGAGGGCGCGGTACGCGCTCACGAGGGCGGTCAGGAGGTCGGCCGTGGCTATCTTGAGCTGACGGGCTACGACAAGGCGCTCCGCCTCTAG